The sequence below is a genomic window from Lentimicrobium saccharophilum.
TGAACTGCGCCTGCACCAGCAGTGTAGCGAGTGCGAAAATGAGTGTAAACAGCTTTTTCATAGTAAAAAGAGTTAAATGAGTAATTAGAGTTTGATCGCTGGATTTTGTTCGCCTCCCGGCAAAAAAAAACCGCCCCGCTATTGGGGGAGGTAAAATTATTTTACAGAGAAGGAGTGTCGTCAGGCAAAACTACTCATTTTTTCGGGAATGGCAGCATAAAAAATGCAAACAATATATAATGACAATCTGAAATCAGCCAGAAATAGTATACTGGCATATTTAATAAAGCCTCCTTGCCATCTAATGCATGCGCATTTCTCTGAATCCAATTAAACAACAGGCCAATAACAAAGAGAAGCATCCTTTAATACTTTTCACAACAGCATATAGTGCAATTATTATTGGGAAATAATATGTTTTGCACACAAGAACTTATCCATGACAACTCACTAATTAAGGCAGAATGAAAAACTTCCACTGATCAACTAATGATTGAGCTGCGTATAGGTATACTCGATTCTTACCCCATAGAAATACATATTGCTATTTAAATGCATTTGAAAAAAATACATATAATTCTGATTGTCGATTACAGGAGTATCTATTGTATTGTCGGAAAGATAATTCCTCTGTGTGCTTTGCCAGTAAGTATCATTTTCCGACATAATGTTTCCGCCTCCTGAAGCAAGGCTGATTCTGTAAAGAATTATTGTTGCACTGCCGGTAGAATTATCCATCCAGTAGGAGGTTACATTTGTGATCGTGACATCTTGAGGAAGGTACAAGGGTGCGTAAAAAGAAACCCAGTCGTTCAAAATATCTGTGGCTGAAATCAGGTCTCCCCTGTTCAAATACTCTTTGCCATTGTCATAACAAACAAAAGCAGCAGGAGGAATTATTCTATAGGCTGTTCTTGCTGAAGTATTAATATCGCCCGATACATTCAGGTCCCCGTTCACGGTTAAATTGTTATTGATGGTAGTAGGCCTTGTGGAAACCACATTGCCTGCCGGTTGCAACTGAAGGTTGGCAGCCGGTTGAAGGTTAATATCTCCCAGATCGGTATCAATAATTCCCCTGGTACCATCGTGTTTCAATGATATGTAAGTGCCCCAGCTGGCGGATGCTTTACCATGCACAGCCAGTTTTGCATCAAATGCCCTTGTGCTGCTGAAGGTTGAATAAAATCCGAAGTATTCATCCGACACATCGTCTCCGGAAATAAAGTGAATGTAATTATTGAGGAACCTGATTCCGGGCCGGTCGGGGTTGGTTGACACACCGTTGATCACAAGTTGCGGACCGGTCAGAGAAGCCACTTCAAGCCTTCCTGAAGGATTTGTTGTTCCAATTCCGACATTTCCGCTATTGGTGATGGCCATCACGGCATTACTTAAGGTGGGATTGTTCGCATTGGTCTCGGAATTCTGTAAAAACAAAAAGGATCCCCGGTTCCAGGAACCATTATAAATATAGGCCAAAGCGCCTTTCCCCGCTAAATTGGTTCCTGAACC
It includes:
- a CDS encoding autotransporter outer membrane beta-barrel domain-containing protein translates to MKTGIFLFLVLLTIGLQAQVAVNTDGSTPDNSAMLDIKSTSRGVLVPRMTQSQRNAIASPATGLMVFQTDNSPGYYYNAGTPATPSWVLFGSNAGTFSQWITNGSNIYYNSGNVGIGTASPVAGVQAVSPAYDARLAAASQAVYGEHSISGSYGWLGASNEGGYGYSENGYGLRGNTTNGYALYGIHSASGNSGWIGAATEGVYGSSAAGAGVKGNTSTGYAIQGNATGAGFAGHFTGKTYVGGNLGINETNPNRPLYVCQSLAGLAYPLKIENKNETVNEAAAGILFSAGGSGTNLAGKGALAYIYNGSWNRGSFLFLQNSETNANNPTLSNAVMAITNSGNVGIGTTNPSGRLEVASLTGPQLVINGVSTNPDRPGIRFLNNYIHFISGDDVSDEYFGFYSTFSSTRAFDAKLAVHGKASASWGTYISLKHDGTRGIIDTDLGDINLQPAANLQLQPAGNVVSTRPTTINNNLTVNGDLNVSGDINTSARTAYRIIPPAAFVCYDNGKEYLNRGDLISATDILNDWVSFYAPLYLPQDVTITNVTSYWMDNSTGSATIILYRISLASGGGNIMSENDTYWQSTQRNYLSDNTIDTPVIDNQNYMYFFQMHLNSNMYFYGVRIEYTYTQLNH